One genomic region from Asterias amurensis chromosome 7, ASM3211899v1 encodes:
- the LOC139940029 gene encoding uncharacterized protein has protein sequence MEHDIMNDREKNKTGKQGMAMQNQPQAWSARSNGSQTNPEDKIALFAVPLPSPKKSDFLCLCKRLFWNVGSSYFTAFCPLSPDETRSLPLSSTVVQMVCASPASQTDSTGNKRVPHDLLAYNASGNIIGVPYLSIHRDPQKPHELQTNGIPYPDISDAAWVPALNVPFVGAPERKNQDIEDVVFIIRNEKQPGDVLHQNGNMPMLFSKPPDISSGSISDKLIRLEESVSPPREPVLGYGLQTKSNDALDLSQNEGLTTLPIDSSLLNPKTIQRPIFPPKITGSLLQVHVPRSTSPVSVKANVKAASTSLYRTYYNSKLKEYQKGPTLTLAEYHDVTTPPAHGSTNEMSDAPNEMVLPQIGSVFSLGECSSPDENLPKRITDALLKATHPDRQRLSGKSQLTTQPVEAAPLSKKTDEPVRQKRRPRPRRRGSPIKPPLEQDTTYHHSATAKGLVRHKPTGSSRETARQNVPIVQTIQKPTSPTSNMQRQQNMAGVQPKGQTNEKNPTGNRTEPDKQSSYRTTCPMQSPQEMGQQAFLHGSRRLFSKEVSSKLPKESFPKPVIKTVLNKTTKDKTSARFLNRKLNNCGLTVREILDHVKVKRENDLQPVESASPIGVPIHVTPHAWYNRPSPTHKESGKSNKIFATSTTETVPMATAENRSVFSTPVTPPGTSIVDSRNDIERVSNQNASDISRVDVVIMEQMPTQTLPSTSVEVTHALRTSQIGMPPTGSIPAGEVTVTNNLGLDNVKFVRRLNSTDVVIDGRIPCLILDKIVNLSSTSKQDSVNAGSMDASHSYTEECMLIDSQLIEPLKEDQSQSSSKYTLENDRASFVYTDKKVKHRGTTLKKPTIAIKQEKNTNRSVSGDSYGFNVDSDVDLTQTDGSQQYLTADCQSSVSKTKKMRFLGKGSKRYDLSVSEHEPSTNHIRTHDGSNFQHMTAQEKVRLLQETKLKQEIALNALKNNVNGV, from the exons ATGGAACATGACATCATGAATGACCGTGAGAAG AATAAAACTGGTAAACAAGGTATGGCAATGCAGAATCAACCACAAGCCTGGAGTGCCAGAAGTAATGGATCACAAACCAATCCGGAGGACAAGATTGCATTGTTTGCTGTTCCTCTTCCAAG CCCAAAGAAAAGTGATTTTTTATGCCTCTGTAAGCGTCTTTTCTGGAATGTTGGTTCGTCCTACTTTACGGCATTCTGTCCGTTATCACCTGACGAGACCAGGTCTCTGCCTTTATCATCAACAGTCGTCCAGATGGTATGTGCATCACCAGCTTCGCAAACAGACAGCACTGGAAACAAACGAGTCCCTCATGATCTTCTTGCTTATAACGCATCTGGAAACATTATTGGAGTCCCTTATTTGTCGATCCACAGGGACCCTCAAAAACCACACGAGCTCCAGACTAATGGGATACCATATCCGGACATTTCGGACGCCGCGTGGGTGCCAGCATTGAATGTGCCGTTTGTGGGTGCGCCTGAGAGAAAGAATCAGGACATAGAGGATGTTGTCTTCATCATACGTAACGAAAAGCAACCAGGTGATGTTTTGCATCAAAATGGAAATATGCCGATGTTGTTTTCAAAACCGCCTGATATATCATCTGGCTCAATCTCAGATAAGTTGATACGTCTAGAGGAGTCTGTATCACCTCCACGGGAACCTGTACTAGGATATGGCTTACAAACAAAGAGTAATGATGCACTAGACTTATCGCAGAATGAAGGGTTGACAACTTTGCCGATAGATTCCAGCTTGCTTAATCCGAAAACAATACAAAGGCCGATATTTCCTCCCAAAATAACTGGGTCATTGCTCCAAGTTCACGTGCCAAGATCAACGTCACCAGTGTCAGTAAAAGCTAATGTGAAAGCGGCCTCTACTTCACTGTACAGGACGTATTATAACTCAAAGTTGAAAGAATATCAGAAAGGGCCGACTCTAACTCTTGCCGAATATCACGATGTTACAACACCACCTGCCCACGGATCTACCAATGAGATGAGTGATGCACCCAATGAAATGGTTCTACCACAAATCGGCTCTGTGTTTTCACTGGGTGAATGTTCCTCACCAGACGAAAACTTACCGAAGCGAATAACCGATGCCCTATTAAAAGCCACCCACCCAGATCGACAAAGGCTTTCAGGCAAGAGCCAACTTACTACGCAGCCCGTTGAGGCTGCTCCTTTAAGCAAGAAAACAGATGAACCCGTTCGACAGAAACGTAGACCTAGACCGAGGAGACGTGGATCTCCTATTAAACCGCCATTAGAACAGGATACCACTTACCATCATTCGGCAACTGCCAAGGGCCTAGTCAGACATAAGCCTACCGGGTCTTCGCGTGAAACTGCTAGACAGAATGTTCCAATTGTACAAACCATACAAAAACCTACATCACCAACTTCCAACATGCAACGTCAACAGAATATGGCCGGTGTCCAACCAAAGGGACAAACAAATGAGAAAAATCCTACTGGAAATCGTACTGAGCCAGATAAGCAAAGTTCTTACAGGACGACATGCCCGATGCAATCTCCACAGGAGATGGGCCAACAAGCTTTCTTACATGGGTCAAGGCGGTTATTTTCTAAAGAGGTTTCCTCCAAACTGCCAAAGGAAAGCTTTCCAAAACCTGTTATCAAAACTGTCTTAAATAAAACCACAAAGGACAAAACTAGTGCTCGTTTTTTAAACAGGAAACTGAACAATTGTGGTTTAACTGTTAGAGAAATTCTTGACCATGTAAAAGTCAAGCGTGAGAACGACTTACAACCTGTTGAGTCAGCTTCACCAATCGGAGTACCTATACATGTTACACCCCATGCCTGGTATAATAGACCTTCACCAACGCATAAGGAATCCGGCAAATCGAATAAAATATTCGCCACTTCCACTACAGAGACTGTACCAATGGCGACAGCTGAAAACCGAAGCGTATTTTCAACTCCAGTTACACCTCCGGGCACGTCTATTGTTGACAGTAGGAATGACATTGAACGAGTGAGCAATCAAAACGCAAGTGATATTTCCAGAGTCGATGTAGTAATTATGGAGCAAATGCCTACCCAAACACTGCCATCTACCTCCGTTGAAGTAACTCACGCACTGCGTACTTCACAAATAGGAATGCCGCCCACCGGCTCAATCCCAGCTGGAGAAGTTACCGTCACGAACAATCTTGGACTTGACAATGTGAAATTCGTCCGCCGTTTGAACAGCACAGATGTTGTTATCGATGGCAGGATTCCTTGTCTAATACTCGATAAAATTGTGAACCTGTCATCTACATCAAAACAAGACAGTGTAAATGCAGGATCCATGGATGCATCACACTCGTACACTGAGGAATGTATGCTAATTGACAGTCAATTGATTGAACCTTTAAAAGAAGACCAAAGTCAATCGAGTTCCAAGTATACATTGGAAAACGACAGAGCCTCATTTGTGTACACAGACAAGAAGGTAAAACATCGAGGCACGACTTTGAAAAAGCCAACGATTGCAATAAAGCAAGAGAAAAACACCAATCGATCCGTTAGCGGGGATAGTTATGGTTTCAATGTGGATAGCGACGTTGACTTGACCCAGACAGATGGAAGCCAACAGTACTTAACAGCAGATTGTCAAAGCAGTGTCTCAAAGACAAAGAAGATGCGCTTTTTAGGCAAGGGTTCTAAGAGATACGACCTAAGTGTGTCCGAACATGAGCCTTCCACTAATCATATCCGAACGCATGACGGTTCAAATTTCCAGCACATGACTGCTCAGGAAAAAGTTCGATTGCTTCAAGAGACCAAACTGAAACAAGAGATTGCACTGAACGCATTGAAGAACAATGTGAATGGTGTTTGA